A window of the Coriobacteriia bacterium genome harbors these coding sequences:
- a CDS encoding HD domain-containing protein, with product MRDFQAFISAAFLSPEWRGALEAWYEALGVSVLVIDPEADLVVSSGPRAGYCDVAAEGDSARERFRCLCEGPGGCLGGTPYRLLPLVHEDRLVARLLVCGFVTSAAERRALGERLVSRGLTRDAMRAILRGVPVIARRRIAAIEEMVLHQARSLFENVSLSERAEEDATLLGTLSSLLSDDALLSGGPGSVPSWALSHALTLLGGSRGCLALLCPESGRLRVVAEEGDPCPAVLDGLRRASESGRSAVASSPSSRGPAGGLTLYVPLTAEAGRIGALSVDVPADGGGVRSLEALERFAAFATVALDVALGRERREREIVELMHVNEVARLLSRGCPEAREIAPLAASLLEKALEFSAGGVLLTHDGSRRTVLVVRGQVARAEVDALLAEVGGPGAPSPAVEIVSHLGEVVDRPVGPREWTTLSSPLVADGAVAGRLFAARYAPDGFDEDDRRLLERLAAQVAAAFDRSARVQSIAKDYAHTLELLSAALDSGEGMEPGHAGEVMGFALLIGEEMELPADDLELLRLAGLVHDVGKIGVSEAILLKPTRLSEEEMAEVRRHCRIGASLIEQVEYLNAVAPVVLHHHERWDGRGYPMGLAGPQIPLLARILAVADAYASMCADTPYRGALPPAVAEAELAAASGTQFDPLVVEAFTSALRRVEGAGLTGLFRQVGSEPGLPA from the coding sequence GTGCGGGACTTCCAAGCGTTCATATCAGCCGCGTTCCTCTCGCCGGAGTGGCGAGGTGCACTGGAGGCCTGGTACGAGGCGCTCGGGGTGAGCGTTCTGGTCATCGACCCCGAAGCGGACCTGGTCGTCTCCAGCGGCCCGCGGGCGGGCTACTGCGACGTCGCGGCCGAGGGCGACAGCGCGCGCGAACGCTTCCGCTGCCTGTGCGAGGGCCCGGGAGGATGCCTCGGCGGGACTCCGTACCGCCTCCTGCCGCTCGTCCACGAGGACCGCCTCGTCGCCCGGCTGCTCGTCTGCGGCTTCGTCACCTCGGCAGCGGAACGAAGGGCGCTCGGAGAACGGCTCGTGTCGCGGGGCCTGACGCGCGACGCGATGCGCGCGATCCTCCGAGGGGTGCCGGTGATCGCGAGACGCCGCATCGCCGCGATCGAGGAGATGGTGCTGCACCAGGCCCGGTCCCTCTTCGAGAACGTCTCCCTGTCCGAGCGCGCCGAGGAGGACGCGACGCTGCTCGGAACGCTCTCGTCCCTGCTGTCCGACGACGCTCTGCTCAGCGGTGGTCCGGGGTCGGTGCCCTCGTGGGCGCTCTCTCACGCGCTGACGCTCCTCGGCGGATCCCGCGGGTGCCTGGCGCTCTTGTGCCCGGAGAGCGGCCGGCTGAGAGTGGTGGCCGAGGAAGGCGACCCGTGCCCCGCGGTCCTCGACGGCCTGCGCCGTGCCTCCGAGTCCGGGCGCTCCGCCGTCGCCTCGTCGCCGTCCTCGCGAGGGCCGGCGGGAGGGCTGACGCTGTACGTTCCGCTGACGGCCGAGGCCGGAAGGATCGGCGCGCTCTCCGTGGACGTGCCGGCCGACGGCGGCGGGGTGCGGTCGCTCGAAGCCCTCGAGCGGTTCGCGGCGTTCGCGACCGTCGCTCTGGACGTCGCTTTGGGGCGGGAGCGGCGCGAGCGGGAGATCGTCGAGCTCATGCACGTCAACGAGGTAGCGCGCCTGCTGAGCCGGGGCTGCCCGGAGGCGCGCGAGATCGCGCCGTTGGCCGCCAGCCTTCTCGAGAAGGCGCTCGAGTTCTCTGCGGGCGGAGTCCTACTGACCCATGACGGATCCCGCCGGACGGTGCTGGTCGTACGCGGGCAGGTGGCGCGGGCCGAGGTGGACGCCCTTCTCGCCGAGGTCGGCGGGCCGGGCGCGCCATCACCGGCCGTGGAGATCGTCTCGCACCTCGGGGAGGTCGTGGACCGGCCGGTAGGACCGCGCGAGTGGACCACCCTCAGCTCGCCGCTGGTCGCGGATGGAGCCGTCGCGGGTCGCCTGTTCGCAGCCCGATATGCCCCGGACGGCTTCGACGAAGACGACCGGAGGCTGCTCGAGCGGCTCGCGGCGCAGGTGGCCGCGGCGTTCGACCGCTCCGCGCGCGTGCAGAGCATCGCGAAGGACTACGCCCACACCCTCGAACTGCTGTCTGCCGCGCTCGACTCGGGCGAGGGCATGGAGCCCGGCCACGCCGGCGAGGTGATGGGGTTCGCGCTGCTCATCGGTGAGGAGATGGAGCTTCCCGCCGACGACCTGGAGCTGTTGCGGCTCGCCGGGCTCGTGCACGACGTCGGCAAGATCGGCGTCTCCGAGGCGATCCTGCTGAAGCCGACGCGTCTGTCGGAGGAGGAGATGGCGGAGGTGCGTCGTCACTGCCGGATCGGCGCGTCGCTGATCGAGCAGGTGGAGTACCTCAACGCCGTGGCGCCCGTCGTGCTCCACCACCACGAGCGGTGGGACGGCCGGGGCTACCCGATGGGGTTGGCCGGTCCGCAGATCCCGCTGCTCGCGCGGATACTGGCCGTGGCGGACGCCTATGCGTCCATGTGCGCGGACACCCCCTACCGTGGGGCGTTGCCACCCGCGGTCGCCGAGGCCGAGCTCGCTGCGGCCTCCGGCACGCAGTTCGACCCCCTCGTCGTCGAGGCGTTCACCTCGGCTCTGCGCCGCGTGGAGGGGGCGGGATTGACCGGGCTGTTCCGCCAGGTCGGCAGTGAGCCCGGCCTGCCCGCATAG
- a CDS encoding HAMP domain-containing histidine kinase has product MHRSSLRRWLFLVSALVALVFVSVVAVTGYLVVSRGMETSAERMTLAIAEAAAKRMKGQVTDAKISAALRGVPLENRDAEAERQVMRSIQDLRTGDTALGEFALYGPDDELYWYSGDAALVGDHRQARRTALDQHRTIAMEHEPGHLLTGLFFRAELGNFIVHVPFDLPGGKRAVLDVVYDARREEAVVDALRRPMAGLAIVTMFASVLMMQVTVGLVLSRVDVLREAADSIDAGQLDVRLPDMGHNEVGDLARSLNKLVGRLQQRSATQARFVADASHELATPVAGIRGYVNILRVWGADDLALREEAIKAIDRESRRMARLTADLLSLIRSGQASEFKQERFDLNVRAREVLAAAATRYLDKGLDFVGPEEGQLMMVGDPERIEDAVSILVDNAAKFTPSGGRVQVATRRKREDVVVEVSDTGQGISEEDLASIFERFYRADSSRSKQTGGFGLGLSIAKRIVETSGGRMEVRSTVGQGSTFVVRLPRGRT; this is encoded by the coding sequence ATGCACCGCTCTTCCCTGAGGCGCTGGCTCTTCCTCGTGTCCGCGCTCGTCGCGCTCGTCTTCGTCAGCGTCGTCGCCGTCACGGGCTATCTCGTGGTGTCCCGCGGCATGGAGACGTCGGCCGAGAGGATGACGCTGGCCATCGCCGAGGCGGCCGCCAAGCGCATGAAGGGGCAGGTGACCGACGCCAAGATCTCGGCCGCACTGCGCGGGGTCCCCCTCGAGAACCGGGACGCGGAGGCCGAGCGCCAGGTGATGCGCAGCATCCAGGACCTGAGGACCGGCGACACGGCGCTCGGGGAGTTCGCCTTGTACGGCCCCGACGACGAGTTGTACTGGTACAGCGGGGACGCCGCGCTCGTCGGCGACCACCGCCAGGCGCGCCGGACCGCGCTGGACCAGCACCGGACGATCGCGATGGAGCACGAGCCGGGGCACCTGCTCACCGGACTGTTCTTCAGGGCCGAGCTGGGCAACTTCATCGTGCACGTCCCCTTCGACCTCCCCGGGGGGAAGCGGGCGGTGCTGGACGTGGTGTACGACGCCCGCCGCGAGGAGGCCGTCGTCGACGCGCTGCGCCGGCCGATGGCGGGTCTCGCGATCGTCACGATGTTCGCCAGCGTGCTGATGATGCAGGTCACGGTCGGGCTCGTGCTCAGCCGCGTGGACGTGCTGCGCGAGGCCGCCGACTCCATCGACGCCGGTCAGCTCGATGTGCGCCTTCCGGATATGGGTCACAACGAGGTGGGCGACCTCGCCCGGTCGCTCAACAAGCTCGTCGGGCGCCTTCAGCAGCGGTCCGCGACGCAGGCGCGCTTCGTCGCCGACGCCAGCCACGAGCTCGCGACCCCGGTCGCGGGCATCCGAGGCTACGTGAACATCCTTCGCGTGTGGGGCGCCGACGACCTTGCGCTGAGGGAGGAGGCGATAAAGGCGATCGACCGGGAGTCGCGCCGCATGGCCCGTCTCACGGCCGATCTGCTCTCGCTCATACGTAGCGGCCAGGCCTCCGAGTTCAAGCAGGAGCGCTTCGACCTCAACGTGCGGGCCCGCGAGGTGCTCGCGGCGGCTGCGACCCGCTACCTCGACAAGGGCCTCGACTTCGTCGGGCCCGAAGAGGGCCAGTTGATGATGGTGGGGGACCCGGAGCGCATCGAGGACGCGGTGTCGATCCTCGTGGACAACGCGGCCAAGTTCACACCCTCCGGCGGGCGGGTGCAGGTCGCGACGCGGCGCAAGCGCGAGGACGTGGTGGTGGAGGTCTCGGACACCGGCCAGGGCATCTCCGAGGAGGACCTGGCGAGTATCTTCGAACGCTTCTACCGCGCCGACTCGTCGAGGTCGAAACAGACCGGGGGCTTCGGATTGGGGCTCTCGATCGCGAAGAGGATCGTGGAGACCAGCGGTGGGCGCATGGAGGTGCGCAGCACCGTGGGCCAGGGGAGCACGTTCGTCGTACGCCTTCCCCGTGGCAGGACCTGA
- a CDS encoding response regulator transcription factor, whose protein sequence is MSGAEVLVVEDDATIARFVELELEHAGYSVRKAEDGRKALEAVAEGEPDLMILDLMLPEIDGIDVARTLREKGSQVPILMLTARAETRDVVSGFEAGADDYLRKPFEIPELLSRVRALLKRSDRERGRTVFSASGVEIDMDKRSASFQGRALDLTAKEFDLLHYLVANAGRVVSRDEILSNVWRNQHATDSNVIEVFVCHLRNKIGDRDNSTIQTIRGVGYFFAK, encoded by the coding sequence ATGAGCGGAGCCGAAGTCCTCGTCGTCGAGGACGACGCCACGATCGCGCGCTTCGTCGAGCTCGAGTTGGAGCATGCAGGGTACTCGGTCCGCAAGGCCGAGGACGGCCGCAAGGCCCTGGAAGCGGTGGCCGAGGGTGAGCCCGACCTGATGATCCTCGACCTCATGCTGCCCGAGATCGACGGCATCGACGTGGCGCGCACGTTGCGGGAGAAGGGGTCGCAGGTCCCCATCCTGATGCTCACGGCGCGTGCAGAGACGCGCGACGTCGTCTCGGGCTTCGAAGCCGGTGCCGACGACTACTTGCGCAAGCCCTTCGAGATCCCCGAGCTGCTCTCGCGCGTGCGCGCGTTGCTCAAGCGCTCGGACAGGGAACGCGGGCGCACCGTCTTCTCCGCCTCCGGCGTCGAGATCGACATGGACAAGCGTAGCGCGTCGTTCCAGGGGAGGGCCCTGGACCTCACCGCCAAGGAGTTCGATCTCCTGCACTACCTCGTTGCGAACGCGGGACGCGTCGTCTCGCGTGACGAGATCCTCAGCAACGTCTGGCGCAACCAGCACGCGACCGACTCCAACGTCATCGAGGTCTTCGTATGCCACCTGCGCAACAAGATCGGCGACCGGGACAACTCGACCATCCAGACGATCCGCGGCGTCGGCTACTTCTTCGCCAAGTGA
- a CDS encoding aspartate-semialdehyde dehydrogenase: protein MDAGRTLPSRPVVAVAGATGAVGREMLLVLEERGFPARRVVALASARSAGRKLAFGGGELVVEEMTEASFHGVDLALFSAGASVSTALAPAAAEAGCVVVDNSSAFRMDDGVPLVVPEVNAEDLSWHTGVVANPNCSTIQMVVALKPLHDLAPISRVVVSTYQAASGAGQAAMDELVSQSRDVLDGREPIPEALPHRIAFNCIPQIDVFLSDGSTKEEWKMVVETKKILHAPELEIAANCVRVPVLRCHSEALNIEFSSPVGVEEARAALEAAPGISVVDEPGCGEYPMPASVQGTDDVHIGRIRADVSVPHGLAIWVVADQLRKGAALNAVQIAESLLGE from the coding sequence ATGGATGCCGGCCGCACGCTGCCCTCGCGGCCCGTCGTGGCGGTGGCCGGCGCAACGGGAGCCGTGGGCCGCGAGATGCTGCTCGTGCTCGAGGAGCGCGGTTTCCCAGCCCGGCGGGTGGTCGCGCTCGCGTCCGCCCGCTCCGCGGGGCGGAAGCTTGCCTTCGGGGGGGGCGAGCTCGTGGTGGAGGAGATGACGGAGGCGTCGTTCCACGGCGTCGACCTCGCGCTCTTCTCGGCCGGCGCATCCGTCTCCACCGCTCTGGCACCTGCCGCCGCGGAGGCGGGTTGCGTGGTGGTCGACAACTCCTCGGCGTTCAGGATGGACGATGGCGTGCCGCTGGTCGTGCCGGAGGTCAACGCCGAGGACCTCTCGTGGCACACCGGGGTCGTGGCTAACCCCAACTGCTCGACGATACAGATGGTCGTCGCGCTCAAACCGCTTCACGACCTCGCGCCGATCAGCCGCGTCGTGGTCTCTACGTACCAGGCGGCGTCGGGCGCGGGGCAGGCGGCCATGGACGAGCTGGTCTCCCAGAGCCGCGACGTGCTCGACGGTCGCGAGCCCATACCGGAGGCGCTGCCCCACCGCATCGCGTTCAACTGCATCCCGCAGATCGACGTCTTCCTCTCCGACGGCTCGACGAAGGAGGAGTGGAAGATGGTCGTGGAGACCAAGAAGATCCTCCATGCGCCCGAGCTGGAGATCGCCGCCAACTGCGTGCGGGTGCCGGTGCTGCGCTGCCACTCCGAGGCGCTGAACATCGAGTTCTCCTCGCCGGTGGGCGTCGAGGAGGCGCGGGCAGCGCTCGAGGCCGCCCCGGGCATCTCCGTAGTCGACGAGCCGGGTTGCGGGGAGTACCCGATGCCGGCTTCGGTGCAGGGGACGGACGACGTGCACATCGGGAGGATCAGGGCCGACGTGAGCGTCCCCCACGGCCTGGCGATTTGGGTCGTGGCCGACCAGCTGCGCAAGGGAGCGGCGCTCAATGCCGTGCAGATAGCGGAGTCTCTGCTGGGCGAGTAG
- a CDS encoding aspartate kinase: protein MALVVTKFGGSSVASTERIRSVARRLVARKESGDEVVAVVSAMGDVTDELLELARGITSEPPEREMDMLLATGEQVTIALLAMAIHSLGHEAISFTGPQVGILTDAGHTKAKILQVRADCVLDALRAGRIVIVAGFQGVTEEGEITTLGRGGSDTTAVAIAAGVGADVCEIYTDVDGIYSADPRTVPRARKLKAVSYEEMLEMAASGARVLQLRSVEFARNHRVVLHVRSSFNDEPGTIVKEVDRSMEQAIISGVTHDTSEAKVTIRDVPDRPGVAAEVFGRMAEANVNVDMIIQNVSERGTTDISFTVPREDLPRARRAVGDVVAELGARTWSVDESIAKVSLVGAGMRTHTGVAAKMFSTLADSGVNIDMISTSSIRISCVIGGEQVAAAVRALHRAFGLEEADVVSESAPPAAEGS, encoded by the coding sequence ATGGCACTGGTGGTCACCAAGTTCGGCGGCAGCTCCGTCGCCTCGACGGAGCGCATACGGAGCGTGGCTCGGCGCCTCGTCGCCCGCAAGGAATCCGGCGACGAGGTGGTGGCCGTGGTATCGGCCATGGGAGACGTGACGGACGAACTGCTGGAGCTCGCGAGGGGCATCACTTCCGAGCCCCCTGAGCGCGAGATGGACATGCTGCTCGCCACCGGCGAGCAGGTGACGATAGCGCTGCTGGCGATGGCGATCCACTCGCTCGGCCACGAGGCGATCTCCTTCACCGGCCCCCAGGTCGGCATCCTCACCGACGCGGGTCACACCAAGGCGAAGATCCTGCAGGTGCGGGCGGACTGCGTGCTCGACGCGCTGCGCGCCGGGAGGATCGTGATCGTCGCGGGGTTCCAGGGAGTCACCGAGGAGGGGGAGATCACGACGCTGGGCCGGGGCGGGTCGGACACCACCGCCGTGGCGATCGCCGCCGGCGTGGGCGCCGATGTCTGCGAGATCTACACGGACGTCGACGGGATCTACTCGGCCGACCCCAGGACGGTCCCGAGGGCCCGCAAGCTCAAGGCGGTCTCGTACGAGGAGATGCTGGAGATGGCGGCCTCGGGCGCACGCGTCCTGCAGCTGCGCTCGGTGGAGTTCGCGCGCAACCACCGCGTCGTGCTGCACGTGCGATCCAGTTTCAACGACGAGCCAGGTACCATCGTCAAGGAGGTCGATCGGTCGATGGAACAGGCCATCATCTCCGGGGTGACGCACGACACCTCGGAGGCAAAGGTCACCATCCGCGACGTCCCCGACCGGCCCGGCGTGGCCGCCGAGGTCTTCGGCAGGATGGCCGAGGCCAACGTGAACGTCGACATGATCATCCAGAACGTCTCCGAGAGGGGGACGACGGACATCTCCTTCACCGTGCCGAGGGAGGACCTCCCGCGCGCCCGGCGCGCGGTCGGGGACGTCGTGGCCGAGCTGGGGGCCAGGACGTGGTCGGTCGACGAGTCGATCGCCAAGGTCTCGCTCGTGGGCGCGGGCATGAGGACCCACACGGGCGTGGCGGCGAAGATGTTCTCCACCCTGGCGGACTCCGGCGTGAACATCGACATGATCTCGACCTCCTCGATCCGCATATCGTGCGTGATCGGCGGGGAGCAGGTGGCCGCCGCCGTGCGCGCGCTGCATCGCGCGTTCGGGCTGGAGGAGGCCGACGTGGTCTCCGAATCGGCGCCTCCCGCCGCGGAGGGCTCCTGA